GTGGCCGCTCTTCTGCTCGAGAAACAATTGGACGAGTCGCAGGCGGCGCCGTGGCTAAGCAAGTCCTCCTTCAGGCATTTCCAAACGCTCGCGTAGTGGCTTATGTCGAGCAAGTGCACACAATTAAAGCTGAGAACATCATCCCTCACGAAGTTTCTGCTGATGAAGTCGAATCAAATATTGTCCGTTGGCCTCGTTCAAGCGAGGCCCCAGCTGTCATTGAGCTAATTGAAAAAATCCGATCAGAAGGCGACTCCGTAGGTGGAGTAATCGCATGTTCCATCACGGGTATTCCTGCAGGGCTAGGAGAGCCGGTGTTTGACAAGCTTGAGGCAGACTTAGCCAAAGCTATGCTAAGCCTACCGGCCAGCAAAGGATTTGAAATTGGTTCGGGCTTTGCTGGCACATTTTTAAGAGGCTCTCAACACAACGATCCTTTTTATGTTGAAAATGGAATTGTGCGCACGCGCACCAATCACAGTGGCGGCATTCAAGGCGGAATCACAAACGGAGAACCGATTTTCTTCCGCGTAGCTTTCAAACCGGTCGCAACGATTGCCCTCCCTCAAGAGACCGTCAGTATTGATTACCAGCCTGCTACACTCAAAGCTCGCGGCCGACATGACCCATGCGTCCTCCCCCGTGCGGTTCCGATGGTCGAAGCCATGGTTTGGTTAACGCTCGCCGACCATTGGCTCCGACAAAAAGCCATCCGCTAGCCACTAAGACCGCATACAGTTGTGGTATTTATTCAACTTTATCCGCCTTAGCCTAGTAGCCACTTTCGAAAAATTTCGACCCCGACAACCATCACCACCACAAAAAATGCATAAGCGGCTAAGCTCAAGGCATGGCCTAGGGCTATAACGATCCCATCTCGCTCGATCATTCCCAGGGCTAAGAACACCACAGGCCACGCTGCAATCACATTGCTAAAAGGTATAGGCAATGGCAGTGCCAGTAAGACGCCCAGTCCCATCACATTCAGACCGATCAATCGCCGCGCCCACACATGATGCGAAAAAAGATATAACCTCGGCTTAACCCATCGCTCAATCCACTCAGCCCACGGCAACGCATACCGTCGCATAAGTGAGATAAATTTCACAGGCAAATCACGCTGAGCTATGCTCTTAGGATACCATACGTCCCAGCCGCCGCACACTCTGACACCGAGAATCACCAATAAAAGCCCAAGCGGCGTGGATAAACCAAGCAACGGAATCGGCTGACAAAAAGGCAAAGCTATCATCATGATCATCATCGGCACGCCCCTTCCCTCAAGCCGTGCCACAAAATCCTCTATTTGCAAATGATGCTTCTCCTCCTCCTGCAAGATTTCCCGCAGCGCATCAGAAAGCTTTCTATCACGAAAAATATGGCTTCTCGAATCCTGCTGCATCTCACTACTAAATGTAAACTCTCTACAATCGCTTTGCGAGATTTACACAAAAGTTTCTAATTGAGAGAACACACAAGTTTCGCTTGCATAACACCCATGGCTAAACTCTTTATCACAGGAGTAAGCGGCTTCCTTGGCTACCATCTGATTCCCCGCCTGCTTAAAAACGGATACTCCATCACTGCATGGGTTCGCTCTAAAAATGCTGGCGATCGTCTCGAGAAAATTTTCGGAATCGATTACATAGTGGGGTCATTCTCCGACCTGCCAGCCTTAGTCCAAGCCTCACAAAACTCATCTGCCATTATCAATCTTGTCGGCGCAATCAACGAAACCAAAAACCAGACTTTTGAAGACGCTCATATTATCCCCGTTCAGCAGCTCATAGCGGCTGCAAAAATTAATCATATCTCTCGGTTCATCCACATCAGCGCTCTTGGCGCACGCATCCACGCTCGGTCCCGCTATCATCATACAAAATATCAAGCAGAAGAGCTCCTGCGCCAATCTGGCCTCGATTTCACAATCCTACGCCCATCGTTCATCTTCGGCAAAGGTAACCACACAGAAAAACTCTTACAGCGCCTCACCTCATTCCCTCTCGACCTCCTACAGCTCTACACTTTCCCATGCTTCGGGGATGGCAATAACTTACTCCAACCCATCCACGTAGATGATGTCTGCGAAGCCATCGTTCGATGCCTCGCCCACCCAGACTCAATCAAAAAGACCATTGACTTACCTGGTAGCGAAAAAGTGCCTTTTGCTACACTCCTTGTCCGCACCTTTCAATCCTTGGGCAAGCACGCCGAATTTGACCGTTACGGAATCAAAACCATCCTCCGCCACCTTCACTGGGCTGGCACCTTCCTCATCGCTCTCATACTGATTTTCAGCCTCGTTTTTCAACTCTTACCGTTGAGCGCGATAGTCATACTCCTCCTAATAGAAATCCTCCTTCTCAGATTCCTTCTTCGTGCTCACTCCATCTTGATATTTCCGATCCCCATCTGGCTTGTTAAGCCCATTTTTCTGATCCTCCACACGTTTTCAATGAAGTATCCCATCATACAACCTCCCATCGGCATCGACGCTCTATTGATGCTAGAAGAAGACAACATCGGCGATCCATCAACTTACCAAAAACTACTCAATCTTTCTCCACGCCCATTTTCCACCGAAGCCGATCTCCCCTCGCCCTCGGCTCCCCCACTGCACAGGCCACTCAAAAAAATCTATGCATAACAACTCACTCCTAATTTATGGGCGTCCTCAGCAAACTCGATCTCAGCCTCCAACTCAACAAAGCAGAATACCGTGAACAACTCCTCGCTCACCAACTCACACTCCTCCTCTATCAAATCCACCTCCGAGAAATCGGCCGACCCCTCATCATCGTCCTCGAAGGACCAGACGCCGCCGGAAAAGGCGGCTTGATCAAACACATAACCGAAAAACTTGACCCACGCTTCGTCCGCGTCTACTCCATCATCAAACCCACCGAAGAAGAATACCGCCATCACTACCTCTGGCGTTTCTGGAATAAATTCCCCGCAAAAGGCGAAATCGCCATTTTCGATCGATCCTGGTATGGTCGCGTCCTCGTCGAACGCGTAGAAAAATTTGCCACCGAAGAAGAATGGAAACGCGCCTACCGAGAAATCAACGAAATGGAACGCCTCCTCACCGACGACGGCACACTACTCGTAAAACTCTACCTCCACATCAGCAAAGAAGAACAACTCGCCCGCTTCAAAAAACGCGAAGCCGACCCCTACAAACGCTGGAAAATGAACGAAGAAGATTGGCGAAACCGCCGCAAATGGAACCAACACATCCAAGCCTTCGAAGATGCCTACGCAAAAACCAACACCCCCTATGCCCCATGGCACCTGATCGAGGCAGAACACAAATGGTTCGCCCGCGTCAAAGGCCTTCGAATCATCATCGAACACCTAGAAAAAAACGTAGGCAAACTCGACCCACCCCCAAAGCCACTCTAAACCCACCCCACCCATACACCCTCAACTCCACCGCTGCATAACAAAATACCCATACTCCAAGCTATCCACCAAAGCCAACCACGAAGCCTCAATAATACTCTCCGATACACCCACCGTCGTCCAACTCCTCTCCCCCCAAGCACTCTCCAAAAGCACACGCGTCTTAGCCCACGTAGCTCGCGCCGAATCAATAATCCGCACCTTATAGTCCGTAAGCTTCACCTCCCTCAATCGCGGATAAAACTCCGCCAACGCCTGACGCAAAGCCAGATCCAAAGCCGCAACAGGACCAGTCGCCTCTGCCACCGTATACGCAGACTTTTCCCCCACCCGTATCTTCACCGTCGCCTCAGCCAACGCATAAGCATGCCGCACACTATTACGAATCGAAACATGATAATCCAAAAGCTCAAACAACGCACGACTCTCCCCAAGCCCCCTCCGTATCAACAACTCCAACGACGCATCCGCCGCCTCAAACTCATACCCCTCATGCTCAAGCCGCTTAATCTCCCGCAACAAAGCCTGCGTCACCTCAGCCTTTTCATCCAAATTGATCCCCATCTCCCGTGCCTTCAGCGCAATGTTCGTCCGCCCCGAAAGCTCATTCACCAAAATTCGCTGGCGGTTCCCCACCAACTGCGGATCAATATGCTCATAACTACGTGCCAACTTATTTACCGCATTCACATGCGTCCCCCCCTTATGAGCAAAGGCCGACAACCCCACAAACGGCGCACGCGAATCCGGACGTTGATTAGCCACCTCATCCACAAAAAGCGAAAGCTCCCGCCACCGAGCTAAGGACTCCCTCGGCAACACCTCTATCCCCAACTTAAGCTGCAAATTCGGCACCACTGTCGTCAAATTACAATTCCCCGTCCTCTCCCCATACCCATTCATCGTCCCCTGCACCTGCGAAGCCCCCGCCAACACCCCAGCCAAAGCATTAGCCACCCCCAACCCACAATCATTATGCGTATGCACCCCCACACGGACGCCCGGCAAACATTTAATCACCTCAGCCGTAATTGCCCGCACCTCATCCGGCATCGTCCCCCCATTCGTATCACAAAGCACAACATAACTCGCCCCCGCCTCCGCTGCCGCGCGCAGACAAGCCAGCGCATACTCCGCATCGTCCTTATACCCATCAAAACAATGCTCCGCATCATAAATCACCTCCCTCCCCTGCCTCACCAAATAATCCACCGTATCCCGAATCATCGCCAAATTCTCCTCCGGCGACGTCCGCAACACCTCCCTCACATGCAAAAGCCACGTCTTCCCATAAATCGTCACCACAGGCGTCCCCGCCTCCACCAACTGCCGCACCTGCCCATCCTCCTCCACCCTCACCCCCACCCGACGCGTGCTCCCAAAAGCCGCCAACTTCGCCCGCTGCCACACCCGCCCCCTAGCCAACCGAAAAAACTCCACATCCTTATCATTCGAGCCAGGCCACCCCCCCTCAATATAATGAAACCCACAAGCATCCAACTGCTCCGCAATCCGCAACTTATCCTGCACAGACAAATTAAACCCCTCCCCCTGCGTCCCATCCCGCAAAGTCGTATCATACAACGTCACACGCGGCACTTCACTCATACCCCCACACTACCAGCCTCCACTCCCCATTACCAGCAAACTTCACCACACCCCATCCCCCCCACCCCAACAAAACCCACAAAAAAAACTCGCCACCCCACCCCACACCCACTAAAATACCTCCATGACCGTAACAATCCCCACCCCCCTCCGCAACCTCACCTCCGGCCGCGACACCGTCGAAGCCCAAGGCCGCACCGTCCAAGAACTCATCTCCGATCTCGAACGTCAACACCCCGGCATCCGCGAGCGCCTCCTCGACCCCCAAGGACAACTCCGCCGCTTCATCAACATCTACATCAACGGCGAAGACATCCGATTCCTCAACGACCTCGCCACCCCCATCCAACCCACCGATGAAATCTCCATCGTCCCCGCCGTCGCCGGCGGCTAACGCGTCCCCCGCACACCACCCTCAACACAATACAAAAAGCCTTCTAACAACAATGCCCACTACGCCAACTAATCCCCTCCCCAACACCCGCCTCCTCACTCCCCCCCAC
The window above is part of the Candidatus Methylacidiphilales bacterium genome. Proteins encoded here:
- the cimA gene encoding citramalate synthase translates to MSEVPRVTLYDTTLRDGTQGEGFNLSVQDKLRIAEQLDACGFHYIEGGWPGSNDKDVEFFRLARGRVWQRAKLAAFGSTRRVGVRVEEDGQVRQLVEAGTPVVTIYGKTWLLHVREVLRTSPEENLAMIRDTVDYLVRQGREVIYDAEHCFDGYKDDAEYALACLRAAAEAGASYVVLCDTNGGTMPDEVRAITAEVIKCLPGVRVGVHTHNDCGLGVANALAGVLAGASQVQGTMNGYGERTGNCNLTTVVPNLQLKLGIEVLPRESLARWRELSLFVDEVANQRPDSRAPFVGLSAFAHKGGTHVNAVNKLARSYEHIDPQLVGNRQRILVNELSGRTNIALKAREMGINLDEKAEVTQALLREIKRLEHEGYEFEAADASLELLIRRGLGESRALFELLDYHVSIRNSVRHAYALAEATVKIRVGEKSAYTVAEATGPVAALDLALRQALAEFYPRLREVKLTDYKVRIIDSARATWAKTRVLLESAWGERSWTTVGVSESIIEASWLALVDSLEYGYFVMQRWS
- a CDS encoding MoaD/ThiS family protein: MTVTIPTPLRNLTSGRDTVEAQGRTVQELISDLERQHPGIRERLLDPQGQLRRFINIYINGEDIRFLNDLATPIQPTDEISIVPAVAGG
- a CDS encoding NAD-dependent epimerase/dehydratase family protein translates to MAKLFITGVSGFLGYHLIPRLLKNGYSITAWVRSKNAGDRLEKIFGIDYIVGSFSDLPALVQASQNSSAIINLVGAINETKNQTFEDAHIIPVQQLIAAAKINHISRFIHISALGARIHARSRYHHTKYQAEELLRQSGLDFTILRPSFIFGKGNHTEKLLQRLTSFPLDLLQLYTFPCFGDGNNLLQPIHVDDVCEAIVRCLAHPDSIKKTIDLPGSEKVPFATLLVRTFQSLGKHAEFDRYGIKTILRHLHWAGTFLIALILIFSLVFQLLPLSAIVILLLIEILLLRFLLRAHSILIFPIPIWLVKPIFLILHTFSMKYPIIQPPIGIDALLMLEEDNIGDPSTYQKLLNLSPRPFSTEADLPSPSAPPLHRPLKKIYA
- the aroC gene encoding chorismate synthase; protein product: MPNTYGHLFRITTYGESHGGGIGVVIDGCPPRVPLTPEMIQKELDRRRPGQSKIVTPRKENDRCTIFSGVFQNLTTGTPIAIHVPNEDARPEAYKEMETLFRPSHADFTYQEKYGIRNWQGGGRSSARETIGRVAGGAVAKQVLLQAFPNARVVAYVEQVHTIKAENIIPHEVSADEVESNIVRWPRSSEAPAVIELIEKIRSEGDSVGGVIACSITGIPAGLGEPVFDKLEADLAKAMLSLPASKGFEIGSGFAGTFLRGSQHNDPFYVENGIVRTRTNHSGGIQGGITNGEPIFFRVAFKPVATIALPQETVSIDYQPATLKARGRHDPCVLPRAVPMVEAMVWLTLADHWLRQKAIR
- a CDS encoding exopolysaccharide biosynthesis protein, with the protein product MQQDSRSHIFRDRKLSDALREILQEEEKHHLQIEDFVARLEGRGVPMMIMMIALPFCQPIPLLGLSTPLGLLLVILGVRVCGGWDVWYPKSIAQRDLPVKFISLMRRYALPWAEWIERWVKPRLYLFSHHVWARRLIGLNVMGLGVLLALPLPIPFSNVIAAWPVVFLALGMIERDGIVIALGHALSLAAYAFFVVVMVVGVEIFRKWLLG